The Vibrio sp. 10N DNA window AAGTCTCCCTTCTGGCATAAAAAGAAGGAGTTCGGTAGCGGCTGGGATGCCGACTCGTATCAATCGAAGGTTGGTATACCGAGCGCAAGTAGACTTGATTGAAGACTGGTTGTTCTCCCTCTCATAAGGAAAAAAGACGAATGTCTGGAAGTAGTAAAACCTTTTATAGGGATATGCGCCGCAAGGCTCAAGAGTTTAAAAGCAGGGAAGAGTTTCTGAACCATGATCTTAAGATCATGAGCTTCAGACGATGGGGTATCCACTTACCCTTTCGTGATTACAGTATCGAAATAGAGGACTGGGTACCGGCGATTGCCGCCACCATAGGTAAAGTGGTCATGGTGACGGCCATGGTCGCTGTGTTTGCGGCTCAATTTGGCTTATCACCAGAGTTTGTCGCAGAGAACGTACGTTATGAGCTGCTTATTGCGGGCGCTTTATTCGTTATTTTGTTCTCTGCGATTCTTAACCCTAATGCGAACCTTGCTGGAACGCATGGGCCGATGATACCGCTGATACCCCTTGTGGCTGCCGCAGGTGGACACCCACTCGCACTCGGTATAATGGTGTGCGCATTCGGGATGATACTCGCGCTCACCAAAGGGGGCTCCAAGTTGATGACCCTCACCGGGGTTGGTGTACGGGGAGGCTTGCTGATTTATTTGGGTGCCGTCGGCCTAATCAGTCAAATCAATAAAACCGAAGCATGGGCAAGTGCTAGTGGTCATGGCTATATCTCGTTTGCGGTGATTGGCGTGACTGTGTTGGTGTACGCCTACCTAGCCAAAGTGAACAAACGCTGGCTCGCTATCCCGCTTTGCTCTGCAATTGCTGGTATTGTCGCGTACACCATGGGCGCTGAATTTGCCTTTACCACCGAACCCGGCTTGCCACATTTAAGTCCATTCTACTGGTGGGGTGAAGACACCGGCTGGAAACTAGGTTGGCCGACACTGGAGCACTACATTGCGGTTGTACCATTTGCACTGTTGGCTGTGGCGATGTGGTCGCCTGACTATTTGGGTCACCGTGTGTTCCAAGAGTTGAACTATCCAAAAGAAGCCAAGGGCGTATTGATGAACGTTGACGACACCATGATGGTGGCATCGATTCGTCAAGGTGTCGGCTCGCTACTTGGCGGCTCAAACCTTGCGTCCTCTTGGGGTACCTACATGATCCCGGCAGCAATTGCCAAACGCCCTATTCCAGGCGGCGCACTGCTTACGGGTATTTTGTGTATTTTGGCCTCAGTGCTGGGCTATCCAATGGATTTAGCCATGTGGGAGCCAGTGCTGCGCGTCGCTTTGATTGTTGGTGTATTCCTGCCTCTGCTTGAAGCAGGCATGCAGATGATTCACAAACACAAAGACTCACTCAGCGCCGGTATCTGTATCTTCTCGTGTGCCTTTGTGAACCCTGTATTTGGCTGGGCAACGACTATGCTGCTCGACAACATGGGCTTCATTGGCGATAGCGAGCGCGCTAAAACGCTGTCTAAAAAGGACAAGTACCTGATCCCAGGTCTTGCGTTTGTAATCTGTATTGGCTCACTCGCGGTCGTTGGTCAATTACCGGGTATCCCTGCTTTGATTGGTAACTAGCCCTACGTTATCGACTCTCACTCAAGCGCCTTCTTTTAGTAAGGCGCTTTTTCTCACCTCATTTTAATCGTAACGTGATGTCGCTCGGCAGAGAGACATAATGATCCCAAAACACACGCCTTGCGTGATCATTGCGGTACCACCATAGCTAAAAAACGGCAGCGGGCTGCCCATAACAGGTAATAGACCACTGACCATGCCAGTGTTAATAAACGCGTACAAAAAGAAACTGAGCGCTAGTGCACCACACACCAAACGGCTGTAGGCATGATGGCAGTGGCAGGCAAGCCATAGCGCTCTCAGCGTAATAAACAGGTAGAGCGACAGCAGCAACACGCAGCCAACAAACCCCCACTCTTCTGCAAACGCAGAGAAAATGAAGTCTGTGTGACTTTCTGGAATAAAGCCTAGCGAGCTTTGAGTCGCATTGGTCCAGCCCGTCCCCGTCACCCCACCAGAACCAATGGCGATATGAGACTGGATAATCTGATAGCCCGAGCCAAGCGGATCACTTTGCGGATTCAAAAACTGCAATATGCGTTTCTTTTGATACGTTTCTATCACAAAAAACCATAGCAAAGGGGCTGAGGTTGCCACCAAAGCGACAAAGCCTCCGATGATCTTCCAACTCATGCCAGCGAAATAGAGCACGAACAGCATGTAAATCACACCGAAGATGGCCCCATCCAAGTCTGGCTGAATAAAGATGAGACCTGCCGGAATGGCGGTCATCAAAATAGCTGCAATCAGCCGCAAGCCACTTGGCCTTGTGCCTTCCCTTTGAATAAACCAAGCTACCATCATTGGAATAGCCAGCTTTACCAACTCTGAGGGCTGAAACCGAACCCCAGCAATACTGAGCCAGCGCTGAGAGCCATTACTGCTGTCTCCTGCCAGCACCACGCCGACTAGCAAGATAATGGTGAGTAAATAGAGGTGTGGTGAGAAACGTCGATACTGTTTCGCCGGTATCGACGCCATGATCAGCACGCAGGTCAGTGCGATGCCACAGCGCATCAAGTGGTTAGTCATCATCGCTTCACTGTAACCACTGGCACTCCAAATGGTCAGCGAGCCAAGCATCATGATCGAGATAATCGCCAGCAAGATACTAAGATCGAGCTGAGGAGTCTTAAAATTTTTCAACATGGGATTCTAATCAGAGGCGCTGCTAACGCCTCCTATGTGTTAACTAGGAAATAGAAAGCTATTAAAGCTTGTTGAGGCGACGTTTTTTATCACCGATAAGCCGACGTAGACGCCAAGTCGCAAAGGTGAAGATCGCCGCGCAGAGCGTTGCGACAGGCGCTGCCATTAACACCATGGTGGCAAAACGGCTAATAGGTTCAGGTAGAGATGGTAAGAGGAATCCTACACCGGCCAGCAAGGCAATCCACAAGCTGGCACTGAACCAAGCAAAGTAATGGAAACGCTGCACTTCATGCAGTCGAATCCCCATCACCATCGGCACTAAGCAGCGAACACCTGGGGCAAATCGAGCCATGAACAGAGCAATAAGCCCATGGCGACCCAAAAGGTTATCCACCATCTTCATGTTGCTCTCGGGGACTTTGTTTACCCAACCTTGGACAACCGGCAGGCGGTTTAGCCAGCGCCCTTGTAAATACGCAAGCCAGCTGCCCACGGAAGCGGCAATGATAAGCAGCGCAAACGCGAGAAATGGGTTAAGAACCCCTACTGCAGACAAGGTACCCACCAGCACTACGACACTATCGCATGGCAAAGGTGCAGCAGGCAGGAAGCTGCTTTCGAGAAAAATAAACAAAGAGACCAAAACATAGATCAGTACGGCACTGCCAGGCGACAGCAGTGCGTCGAAGTCTTGATGCCAAATAGCAATCAACACCTCTTGAGTCGCATCAAACATAGACACTCCAAAAGCTTAACGAAATAAGAAAGTTAAATCTTTGAAAACGTGACTAACGCGAGTGGATGAAACGAAATTGTAGGTTGGATTCTTGCCAGCCACCGAGTCGAGGGTTAGCAAAGGCGAGATAGCTACTTGGGGTAGTACGCCTTAGCTGCGCAAGCATAAGCCACGTCGTCAATGAAAACGCAACCATCAACCAAGGCAAGGGATCGCTCGGTCGAAACTGGGCTTTGTGTAATGGTACTCGCCATGTAGAAGGACGTAAAAGTTGATTCTCGTTGGCGAGGTCGGGCGCCCGCTCTGGATTTACCACCGCAGGCTGATAAGAAAACGTCATCTCACTAATAGACTCGGCGACGCTGCTCAAAAGCAACATCGTTAGCAAAGTCAGCAGTAATGGGAAGAAGTTAATCGTTCGCTTCACACAGAAAGCCTAGTAGTGGGATCTGCTTATATGTACTGCTAAGCGCTCAAAAAAGCAATGAGAAAATAACGACTCTTAACTGGCTTAGAACTCTCGATTCATCTTCGATAAGCACGAGATAAGCAAAGCCTCTTGCCCCTCATCAAAATGGCGGGTGATGTCTTTGACCAAACTCAGGTGCAATTGGTTGTGATGACGATGAATCGCTTCCCCCTCTTCCGTCAAACCCACCACAATCGCGCGGCGATCATTAGGGTGTGGGAAACGCTCAATCAAGTTTGCAGCAACCAGCTTATCGACCTGTACCGTCAGGGTACCAGTTGTGATCCCCAGTTTATCGGCAAGCTCTTTCATTCGCATTGCACCATGCACACCCAAAACCTCTATGGTGTGTACTTGCGCCAATGAATATCCCGTCTCTTTAACAACGGACTGCTCCCAAGATGACATCTTGTCGTAAAACTCGGTCAATAGCTGGTTTAGCGTTTCTAGATCCTGCATTAAGTCGAACGTACTTCTAATGTGAGATGGCTAATCTTATCAAACTTGCTGAGTTTTTGTTTGTACGCCTGCAAAGAAAGCGTGTCTTGAGACACTAAGGTAATGGCCGCAGCATAATGATGACCGCTCACTCTCCACATGTGCAAATCAACCACCTCTGCTGAGGGGGCAAGTTCATGACGAATCTCAGTTCGATACGTTTCCTCTACGCTCTCGTCGAGCAAAATAGGACTGGTTTGTTTTAAAAGATTAAGCGTCCACTTACCAATAACCAGAGCCCCAACAATGCCCATAAATGCATCCAGCCAATTCCAGCCATAGAGCTTACCGAGAATTAAGGCTCCAATGGCGAGCACGGAGGTCAATGCGTCCGCTAAAACATGCAAGTAGGCAGCTCTTAGATTGTGGTCGTGATGATGTGTATGCCCGTGGTCATGGTCATGGTCATGGTCATGGTCATGGTCATGCGAATGATGATCGTGATGATGGTGCTCACCCAGTAAAAACATACTCGCGACATTCACCGCAAGTCCAATAAAAGCAACAGCAATAGCCTCATTAAAATAAATCGGCTGTGGATTGAACAATCGATGCACCGATTCAACGATCATCATAAGCGCCACAATACCCAGTGCAATGGCACTGGTATAACCCCCAAGCACGCTGACTTTACCTGTACCAAATGAAAAACGCTCATTGTTCTGATGTTTCTTCGCATAACGATAGGCAAATAGCGTAATACAGAAGGCCGCGGCGTGTGTGCCCATGTGCCAACCATCCGCCAAGAGTGCCATCGAACCGTAAAAGGTTCCTGCCACTATTTCGACGACCATAGTGGTGACCGTCAGCAGCAGCACATAGAGCGTTCGTTTTTCACCTTGGTGATTATGACTAGAAAAGTCATGAGAGTGAGGCGCAGATTCAAAAGACATGGGATACACTTAGTTTGATTATCAAAATACTTGACTATCAATTTAGTTTGACTATCAAACAAAGTCAAAGAGTAAGCGCCTAGATCCCGAGAAAAAGTTGAAAGCAGCAACACCTCATCACTGAATCTGGGGGCTTTCAGCAAAACAACCCTCAACATCGAACCCAATCTAAAGACATTGATAGGAAAAAACTATCAACTAAATAGGAGTAATTTACTTCTGTTACTGAGAATTATTATCAATAATGAATTCATCGACACAGATTAACGTTCATGAGGGTAACGTAATGATCAAGACACTTACTTTTGCAGGTATCCACTTCTCTATCGCAACCATGGTTGCGTTCGCTCTGACTGGAGACTTCTTGCTTGGTAGTCTGGTCGCTATGGTGGAGCCGACTATCAATACCGGCGCGTTTTATCTTCATGAGAAGCTTTGGCAGAAACTGCCTTACCTAAAACGACGTGAGTCAAAGACTCAAGTGAAAACGGCCAGCTTTGCTGTTATTCACTTTAGCGTAGCATTCAGTGTTACTTACCTACTGACTGGCGATGCCTTTATTGGCGGTCTAATGGCAACGATTGAGCCAGCCATTAACTCGGTTGCTTACTTCTTCCATGAGCGTGTATGGCAACGCAATAAACACAACGTGACACCACTTAGTATCACCAAAGCGGCGGTTGCGTAAGCCACTAAATCTTCACAATCCAATGTGTCAGCACGCTCCTATCAAAAGTGCTGACATATTGGACAACGCATCACGAGCAAATCCAATAGGGGTCAAGTCTTGCGTTTTGCCTTTCAAAGCTGATCCTTTATAGTAGAACGTTCATACACTTATGAGACGACCGACACCGTTATGAGCAGACCACTACGAATCGAATACCCAGGCGCCCTCTATTACGTAAACTCGAAAGGCAACGACGGACAGTCTGTTTTTCAAGACCGCGAAGATTTTGAGCTGTTTCTTCAAGTGCTCGATCACACGGCAACGCGCTACAACTGGATGGTTCATGGTTACTGCTTAATGAAAGATCAGTATCACCTGCTGATTGAAACGCCAGATGGCAACTTAAGTATTGGTATGCGTCAGCTCAACGGTGTCTATACGCAGCGCTTCAATCAAAAACACGGTCGCAGTGGGCATTTGTATCAGGGTCGCTTTAAATCGATTCTTATTGATAGAGACGCACACTTCCTTGATGTCGGACGCGATATTTTGCTCAGCCCAGTCAAGGCCAATATGGTTGTGGATCCAGAAAGTTACCCGTGGAGCAGTTGGGGTTACCTAAACGACAGCAAATCTAAACCTGCATGGTTTGTCATCGAACCAACTCTCAAATCGTTTGGCACGGAGCGCGAGCAAGCGCTTAGCCACTACAAGCAGTTTGTGCTCGAAGGTAAAGACTACAATCCATGGCAACACTTAAAACGCCAAATCTTCTTAGGTGATGAGGCCTTTATTCAGCGTCACTTAACGCAATTAGGGTCACTTACCGAAGCAATGGGTGAGATCCCAAGTGCCCAGCGACGCGCAGCTCCGCTCAGCCTGAAACAATATGAGCAGAAAGCCAATAGCCGAGATGAAGCTATTTGCCTCGCGTTTCGCAGTGGTGGCTACACACAAAAGCAGATTGGCACTCACTTTGGCCTCCATTACTCACGCATCAGTCGGATTGTGTCTAAGGGACAAGCTTAATCACCGACCCGTTAGTGTCATACAAACAAAAGCCAGCAATGTATATTGCTGGCTTTTTTACAGGTAGGTATCCGTTACTGATTGGTGCCGAGCGGCGTATCATCTGCCGACACATAGTACTGGTTGATAATACGCCCATATGGGTCAAGAGCGTTATGGAATATTCGAACCACATCGTTCTTTTGAGGCTCTGAGACTTCGGTCATCCCCTCACCAATAGTGACGCGGCTGCCCTCGCCTTCTTGTTGGGGATAATACAGATACAAATCACCCTCAGTGACAAACGTACTTGGTCTTGACCATTGGTAGACAAACTCATCCTTACGTCCATCAAGTTGCTGTACTTTTGCTAAATACGGCATCATTTCCGGCTGTGATGCTGGCGGCTCAGTCAGATAAATCTGTTTGTCCAAAACTTGATCATCAAAGTGGAATGCCACTGTATATGTTTGGTTGCTTGGGATTGAACCTGCTTCACTTATTGGGTATCCAGAAAGCATACCGCTAACAAAGTTTCCACTATCAACGAGATGGCAACTGGTCGAGTTCGGCGTACGGTAGACTTTGTCCATTTGAATCACTTGGTCAGACGGCGATATCACGGTGACAAAGTTTAGACCATCAATAATCGAGCTTAGCGGCGCTAACTTATCGAAAAATGCTGGATTGCCGAATTGCCATTCCCCCACTTCAGGGACTGACTCGCAGTCAGATGCCGTTAAAAAGCCAGACGTTTCAAACACCCAATCAAAGGTGTCAAACTCACCCCAGTTATAAGGTTTGGCTGCTTGGTTTAACTTGTATACTGCATAAAATGAAGTCGGGTAGGCCTTATCGTCACCAAGGAACTTCAGCTTACCTTCATCAAACTCAAACCAAGCTTGGTCTCGCGCAATGCTGCTAGACGTGCTGGCTTCAAATGCCGTCGTATACCCTACCAGATAACGCTTTTTCTCAGGCTGACTGTCAAGCAGCACTAAATCGCGATAACGCTCTAAAGACGCATCGTTTTCATTCGGCAAAACATTAAAATAGTTTTGATGTAGCTCTGCTCGGTTTGCTCCAAACCAATGTGCTTCTGGCGCTAGGTATGCTTCAAACCCGGCTTGATCATCTTTGAGAAGAATCATTGCTTCGAGTATCTGCGAGGCTTGATTAAGCAGCGCCAGTTCTAACTTGAGCGCCTCCATCCCATAGTCCTCAGGCAACAACTGCTCCCCTTGCCAATCTTGCGCATAAGTAAGCGTTAGAGTGTGCTTATGATTAGGTCGATAAGTCACCACAGCGCCGTCAGAGTGATACTCTAACGCTAAAGCGGATAAGACTGCGTCCAATTTAGTGTGGTCAGCAGGATAATGCTCACGAAGCAAGTGACTATTTAGGCTCACTCCCGCAGCTTCAAACAATGGTTTTAGTGTGGACTTCAACTCAACTTGTGCGGCTTCAATCGCTGTCGCAGTAAACTTAGACTGATGCTGCTCAAAATCTTCAAACACAAGCTCGGCATCGATACCCGCGACCTTACCAATAAGCAATCGGGTCAGCGGGTTTAGGTTCAAGTATTGAGACCTGTTGTCCATCAAAATGGTGTACTCGCTAATGGCTTTAACGCCAGATGCTCCATCAATCTTAAGCAGCGTTGGATACACCAATTGCCCAGCATTAGCGATGGTAAATTCACCACCTTTTGGCACTGTGTACACCATGCTGTTGAGAACACTTGTTCTATCAGGGCTTGCATCAACCTGTGCTAAGGCAATACGCCCTTTGATCCCACCACCGGCCGAGGCTAGCCCTTGAATTGTCGAAAAAGAGGAACTGGATTCGTTGGTATCACTGTCTTGGCTACAGCCAGTCAGCATCAATCCCAAACCAACCAAGATAGAAAGTGCTTTGATGTTCATTATGTTCCTAAGCCATTACTGCTAAACGGCATTCCATCTAACAAAAAAAGAATTTGGCGGAGTCTAACTCAACCTTATCCGGCGGCTCCAAACAATAAAATCTATCGTGATCATGATTACGGCTTATCAACGACTAAACTCATCCGCACTGCATCCTCAGCAATACTCAAATGTCATAAATGAGCTTAAAAACATGCGCTGAATATCACAATTTGTTGAAATACGACTGCTTTGCACAAACAAAATGCAACAAAGATCACACAAATGCACTCTCTATGACAGTAGACTTCGGCCTCAAATTTATAGAGCTAGGGATAATTTATGAAAACAATAAAAACAACACTCGCATTACTTGTAGGAGCAGTGCTGCTCTCTGGTTGTAAGGACTCCGACGAGCAGACGGTGACAGAGGCAACTCAAGTGAAAATTGCGACCTATAACCTCTCTTTTGATCGTGCGACCTTTGACGATTTGGTTGCGGAAATGCAAATAGCCCCAGAGACTCAGCAGCAGCTTGTTACCAGCTACCTTGATGGCACTATCGACGATGCTGACAAAAGCCGAGCAGAAAAGGTCATTCAAATCCGAAATGTTGCGGCGATTATTCAGAAAAACCGTCCTGACGTGCTGATGATGGCCGAGTACAACAATGACGGTACTGGTGAAGATAAAACTGCGCTGATCGGCTTTCAAACCAACTACCTCTCGGTCGCTCAAAGCCTAGATGGTGCGGGCGGTGATGCTAACTTAGAGCCGATTGAGTACCCTTTTTCCGAGTCTTACGCGACCAATACTGGCCTACTTTCAGAACTTGATCTTGATAACAATGGCGTTGCAGGCCAGTTACCCGGCGACGCATGGGGCTTTGGTTTTTATCACGGCCAGTATGCGTTTGCGCTGATGTCCAAGTATCAGATAGATACGGCGAATACACGCACATTCCAAGAGTTCAAATGGAAAGACATGGTAGGCGCAGAGATACCAACCATTACTCTATGCGATGACGCCAACAACCCAATTCCTGCTGGTATGGCTTGCGGTGACAACTGGTATACCAATGAAGAGTGGCAACAAGTTAGACTGTCTTCCAAAAACCATGTAGATGCACCAATTATCATTCCAACAGCCGATGGTGATGAAGTGGTACATTTGTTAATGTCTCACCCTACACCACCAGTTTTCGATACGGGCAAAAACAAAGCGCAAAATGCAGCGGAAGTGACGTTTTGGCATGACTACATTCAAGGTAAAGACTACTTCTACGACGATGAAGGTAGCACAGGTGGGCTTGATAGCGGTGCCAAATTTGTGATGATGGGTGACCAAAACCTTGACCCTATCGCAGGCGATGGCATCAGCGCGGTTATGCAAGCGTTACACAACGACCCACTCGTCAATCAAGCGGTTTCTAACGGTGAACTGTACCCGACAAGCTTCGGGGCGGCAGAACATGCCACTGACAACAGCTCTACACACCCAGCGCCTAATCGCCTCACTTCAACCTTTGGCCTAGCTGTGGACTATGCACTCCCTTCTCAGACGTTAAACGTCGTTGATTCCGGGGTTTACTGGGCAGCAAGTTACGAAGAAGGTCGTTTGCTGTTTAACGATTCGCGCGTAGGCAAATGGGGTAACGGTAAGGATGTCTCGTCCGATCACCGTATGATTTGGATTAAAGCGGAGTTCTAACTTTTTCCTCATCTAGGTTCGCCTTAGCTCATAAATCTTGACTCTTAAGTCATCGCTAAGGCGAACTGGCACTGTAGGCTATCTGGCCTCGCCCCCTTTTTGTCTGCATGCTGTCATTGGCATTCGAGTCACTTTACCGTCTACGGCGCAGTCGACTAAAAAGCCAATTTTTCCGCTACTATAACCGGCAACACTGGCACTTGAGAACATAAGTAGCATTCCCATACCCGCTGCAATTATCCATTTCATAACGATGTCTCCTTACTTACAAAAGACACATTAATTATGTATGAGATTGCGTATTTCGCCATGTTCACGAAGTAACGCCCTAAAGCACAGACATTACCGAACGAACGCTAATTGTGCGACATAGCTCACTTACAACATTTAACTGTATGAATAAATGACTAATTTGTGCATATCGGCACAAG harbors:
- a CDS encoding transposase, with product MSRPLRIEYPGALYYVNSKGNDGQSVFQDREDFELFLQVLDHTATRYNWMVHGYCLMKDQYHLLIETPDGNLSIGMRQLNGVYTQRFNQKHGRSGHLYQGRFKSILIDRDAHFLDVGRDILLSPVKANMVVDPESYPWSSWGYLNDSKSKPAWFVIEPTLKSFGTEREQALSHYKQFVLEGKDYNPWQHLKRQIFLGDEAFIQRHLTQLGSLTEAMGEIPSAQRRAAPLSLKQYEQKANSRDEAICLAFRSGGYTQKQIGTHFGLHYSRISRIVSKGQA
- the dmeF gene encoding CDF family Co(II)/Ni(II) efflux transporter DmeF, translating into MSFESAPHSHDFSSHNHQGEKRTLYVLLLTVTTMVVEIVAGTFYGSMALLADGWHMGTHAAAFCITLFAYRYAKKHQNNERFSFGTGKVSVLGGYTSAIALGIVALMMIVESVHRLFNPQPIYFNEAIAVAFIGLAVNVASMFLLGEHHHHDHHSHDHDHDHDHDHDHGHTHHHDHNLRAAYLHVLADALTSVLAIGALILGKLYGWNWLDAFMGIVGALVIGKWTLNLLKQTSPILLDESVEETYRTEIRHELAPSAEVVDLHMWRVSGHHYAAAITLVSQDTLSLQAYKQKLSKFDKISHLTLEVRST
- a CDS encoding MarR family winged helix-turn-helix transcriptional regulator; translation: MQDLETLNQLLTEFYDKMSSWEQSVVKETGYSLAQVHTIEVLGVHGAMRMKELADKLGITTGTLTVQVDKLVAANLIERFPHPNDRRAIVVGLTEEGEAIHRHHNQLHLSLVKDITRHFDEGQEALLISCLSKMNREF
- the rodA gene encoding rod shape-determining protein RodA, translated to MLKNFKTPQLDLSILLAIISIMMLGSLTIWSASGYSEAMMTNHLMRCGIALTCVLIMASIPAKQYRRFSPHLYLLTIILLVGVVLAGDSSNGSQRWLSIAGVRFQPSELVKLAIPMMVAWFIQREGTRPSGLRLIAAILMTAIPAGLIFIQPDLDGAIFGVIYMLFVLYFAGMSWKIIGGFVALVATSAPLLWFFVIETYQKKRILQFLNPQSDPLGSGYQIIQSHIAIGSGGVTGTGWTNATQSSLGFIPESHTDFIFSAFAEEWGFVGCVLLLSLYLFITLRALWLACHCHHAYSRLVCGALALSFFLYAFINTGMVSGLLPVMGSPLPFFSYGGTAMITQGVCFGIIMSLCRATSRYD
- a CDS encoding DUF2061 domain-containing protein, with translation MIKTLTFAGIHFSIATMVAFALTGDFLLGSLVAMVEPTINTGAFYLHEKLWQKLPYLKRRESKTQVKTASFAVIHFSVAFSVTYLLTGDAFIGGLMATIEPAINSVAYFFHERVWQRNKHNVTPLSITKAAVA
- a CDS encoding DUF3360 family protein produces the protein MSGSSKTFYRDMRRKAQEFKSREEFLNHDLKIMSFRRWGIHLPFRDYSIEIEDWVPAIAATIGKVVMVTAMVAVFAAQFGLSPEFVAENVRYELLIAGALFVILFSAILNPNANLAGTHGPMIPLIPLVAAAGGHPLALGIMVCAFGMILALTKGGSKLMTLTGVGVRGGLLIYLGAVGLISQINKTEAWASASGHGYISFAVIGVTVLVYAYLAKVNKRWLAIPLCSAIAGIVAYTMGAEFAFTTEPGLPHLSPFYWWGEDTGWKLGWPTLEHYIAVVPFALLAVAMWSPDYLGHRVFQELNYPKEAKGVLMNVDDTMMVASIRQGVGSLLGGSNLASSWGTYMIPAAIAKRPIPGGALLTGILCILASVLGYPMDLAMWEPVLRVALIVGVFLPLLEAGMQMIHKHKDSLSAGICIFSCAFVNPVFGWATTMLLDNMGFIGDSERAKTLSKKDKYLIPGLAFVICIGSLAVVGQLPGIPALIGN
- a CDS encoding DedA family protein; this encodes MFDATQEVLIAIWHQDFDALLSPGSAVLIYVLVSLFIFLESSFLPAAPLPCDSVVVLVGTLSAVGVLNPFLAFALLIIAASVGSWLAYLQGRWLNRLPVVQGWVNKVPESNMKMVDNLLGRHGLIALFMARFAPGVRCLVPMVMGIRLHEVQRFHYFAWFSASLWIALLAGVGFLLPSLPEPISRFATMVLMAAPVATLCAAIFTFATWRLRRLIGDKKRRLNKL
- a CDS encoding endonuclease/exonuclease/phosphatase family protein, with the translated sequence MKTIKTTLALLVGAVLLSGCKDSDEQTVTEATQVKIATYNLSFDRATFDDLVAEMQIAPETQQQLVTSYLDGTIDDADKSRAEKVIQIRNVAAIIQKNRPDVLMMAEYNNDGTGEDKTALIGFQTNYLSVAQSLDGAGGDANLEPIEYPFSESYATNTGLLSELDLDNNGVAGQLPGDAWGFGFYHGQYAFALMSKYQIDTANTRTFQEFKWKDMVGAEIPTITLCDDANNPIPAGMACGDNWYTNEEWQQVRLSSKNHVDAPIIIPTADGDEVVHLLMSHPTPPVFDTGKNKAQNAAEVTFWHDYIQGKDYFYDDEGSTGGLDSGAKFVMMGDQNLDPIAGDGISAVMQALHNDPLVNQAVSNGELYPTSFGAAEHATDNSSTHPAPNRLTSTFGLAVDYALPSQTLNVVDSGVYWAASYEEGRLLFNDSRVGKWGNGKDVSSDHRMIWIKAEF